The DNA region GTCTCCCAGAACACCACGTGGTAAAGCTTTGGCTGAACATGGATCATGGATGCCGCCCCCGCGGAAGAATACTAAGACCGATAGATCAAACCAACAATGCTCGGGGCCACGGTCGTTGAGCAGACTGCATTCTCCTTGTGCCTCTTCTAGGAGGTTCCAGCGCGTTTCACCTCGGGCAGGGCGATGGCGAACAGGATCGCTGCAGCGAACACGAGGAGGTAGCCACCGATTGTGAGATAAAGCGCAACTCCGACGATGCCACCGATCAGGAAAGCTATGATCGTGCTTGTATATAAGCGCAGCCTGGCAAGTGCACTCTCCCTCTGTGGGGCCCGGTCAAAGAGGGCCGCAAGTCCAAGCCCGATGTCAGTCGCCATGCCAGACACGTGGGTGGTGCGAACTCTCGCGTTGGAGATCCTTGTCGTTGCTGCGTTCTGCAACCCCATGACAAAGCTCAGTCCGAGTACGAGGAGGGCGCTACTGTCGAAGGCGGGAATGAAGATATCCACGCCACCGAGCAACAACAGCAGCAATCCCTCAAGTACAATGCTAAACGCATATATTGC from Devosia sp. RR2S18 includes:
- a CDS encoding YoaK family protein; translation: MLIREGDQRDLAVDIRLATLLAGIAGALNAAGFQAVGLFSANMTGNLSAFSDHLSLGELGAAALFGALLVVFIAGACTSGLLIEAGRKRQIRAIYAFSIVLEGLLLLLLGGVDIFIPAFDSSALLVLGLSFVMGLQNAATTRISNARVRTTHVSGMATDIGLGLAALFDRAPQRESALARLRLYTSTIIAFLIGGIVGVALYLTIGGYLLVFAAAILFAIALPEVKRAGTS